The proteins below are encoded in one region of Peribacillus muralis:
- a CDS encoding TetR/AcrR family transcriptional regulator, producing MDKREVLASVKDERLVEKRRTQMIKGAVTLFKEKGFHRTTTREIAKASGFSIGTLYEYIRTKEDILYLVCDFIYDEVQEKLQKEIDQSDGTLDSLKMTIAYFYKVMDDMQDEVLVMYQEVKALTKDALPYVLNKEIRMVGMFERVITKCVENGELLLTEKQISLLSHNIFVQGQMWSFRRWALHKEYTLQEYIDVQTQLLIQNVSFQKGADIKSFQ from the coding sequence ATAGATAAAAGAGAAGTTCTTGCGTCGGTAAAGGATGAGCGGCTGGTTGAAAAAAGGCGTACCCAAATGATCAAAGGAGCGGTGACTCTTTTTAAGGAAAAGGGATTCCATCGGACGACTACCAGGGAAATTGCCAAAGCGTCGGGCTTTAGTATTGGCACGTTATACGAGTATATCCGAACAAAGGAAGATATCTTATATCTCGTTTGTGACTTCATTTATGATGAAGTTCAGGAAAAGCTTCAAAAAGAAATCGATCAGAGTGATGGAACACTTGATAGTTTGAAGATGACGATCGCCTATTTTTATAAGGTGATGGATGACATGCAGGACGAAGTGCTGGTGATGTATCAAGAGGTGAAGGCATTGACGAAGGATGCCCTGCCTTACGTGCTGAACAAAGAAATCCGAATGGTGGGCATGTTCGAAAGAGTCATAACGAAATGTGTTGAGAACGGGGAACTATTGCTGACGGAAAAACAAATCAGCCTTCTATCCCATAACATCTTTGTCCAGGGACAGATGTGGAGTTTTAGAAGGTGGGCCTTGCATAAGGAATATACGCTTCAGGAGTACATCGATGTGCAGACGCAATTATTGATTCAAAATGTATCATTTCAAAAAGGTGCTGATATCAAGTCGTTTCAATAA
- a CDS encoding acyl-CoA dehydrogenase translates to MQFKLTEEHEMIRKMVRDFAQNEVAPTAAERDEEERFDREIFDKMAELGLTGIPWPEEYGGIGSDYLAYCIAIEELSRVCASTGVTLSAHTSLAGWPIYKFGSEEQKQKYLRPMAQGEKIGAYGLTEPSSGSDAGGMRTTAKLVGDEYIINGSKIFITNGGIADTYVVFALTDPESKQKGTSAFIIESDFPGFSVGKKEKKLGIRSSPTTEIIFDECRVPKENLLGKEGEGFKIAMMTLDGGRNGIAAQAVGIAQGALDASVNYAKERVQFGKPISAQQGIGFKLADMATGVEASRLLTYQAAWLESAGLPYGKESAMSKLFAGDTAMKVTTEAVQVFGGYGYTKDYPVERYMRDAKITQIYEGTQEIQKLVISRMVTK, encoded by the coding sequence ATGCAGTTCAAACTAACCGAAGAACATGAAATGATCAGGAAAATGGTGCGCGATTTTGCCCAGAATGAAGTGGCTCCTACAGCTGCGGAGAGGGATGAAGAGGAACGATTCGACCGTGAGATCTTTGATAAAATGGCCGAACTAGGTTTGACGGGGATTCCGTGGCCAGAGGAATACGGTGGAATCGGGAGCGATTACTTGGCGTATTGCATAGCGATCGAAGAACTGTCCCGTGTCTGTGCCTCCACTGGGGTTACGTTATCGGCCCATACTTCTCTTGCAGGCTGGCCAATCTATAAATTCGGATCCGAGGAACAAAAGCAAAAATATCTCCGACCGATGGCACAGGGTGAAAAAATCGGCGCATATGGCCTGACCGAGCCTAGTTCAGGCTCCGATGCAGGAGGCATGAGAACGACTGCTAAGCTTGTTGGTGATGAATACATCATTAACGGCTCGAAAATTTTCATTACGAACGGCGGAATTGCCGATACCTATGTTGTTTTTGCTTTGACAGATCCCGAATCGAAACAAAAAGGAACGAGTGCTTTCATCATTGAAAGTGATTTTCCGGGTTTCAGTGTAGGAAAAAAAGAGAAGAAGCTTGGAATCCGTTCATCACCGACGACGGAAATCATCTTTGATGAATGCCGGGTGCCGAAGGAAAACCTGCTTGGCAAGGAAGGGGAGGGCTTTAAAATTGCGATGATGACGCTTGATGGCGGCCGTAACGGAATAGCCGCACAAGCTGTAGGCATTGCCCAGGGTGCATTGGATGCCTCGGTCAATTATGCAAAAGAGCGCGTCCAATTCGGCAAACCCATTTCTGCACAGCAAGGAATAGGGTTTAAATTGGCTGATATGGCAACAGGTGTTGAAGCATCAAGGCTATTAACCTACCAGGCTGCCTGGTTGGAATCCGCTGGTCTACCATATGGAAAAGAGTCGGCCATGTCGAAACTATTCGCTGGTGATACAGCCATGAAAGTAACGACGGAAGCCGTACAGGTTTTTGGGGGGTATGGCTATACGAAGGATTACCCTGTAGAACGATATATGCGCGATGCGAAAATAACCCAAATTTACGAAGGAACACAGGAAATCCAGAAGCTGGTCATTTCAAGGATGGTTACGAAATAG
- a CDS encoding acyl-CoA dehydrogenase translates to MDFKFTEEQEMMRKMVSDFAKNEIAPHIEAMEKGMFPKAILQKMGELGLMGIPIPEQYGGAGMDFMSYIIAINEISKVSPTLGVILSVHTSVGTNPIVYFGTEEQKRKYVPKLSAGQYLGAFCLTEQSSGSDAASLKSKAVKEDGLYRINGSKVFITNGGEADVFIVFASTDPQAGSKGISAFIVEKGTPGLIIGKDERKMGLHGSSTVQVTFEDLKVPEGNLLGKEGEGFKIAMANLDAGRIGIASQALGIAEGAMEHAVQYAKDRVQFNKPIALQQGIGFKLADMATGIEASRLLVYRAAFLRSEGLKCGKEAAMAKLFASRTAVDVAIEAVQVFGGYGYTTEYPVERYFRDAKVTEIYEGTSEIQRMVINKNL, encoded by the coding sequence ATGGATTTCAAGTTTACAGAAGAACAGGAAATGATGCGGAAGATGGTAAGCGATTTTGCGAAGAATGAAATTGCCCCACATATTGAAGCCATGGAAAAAGGCATGTTTCCAAAAGCGATCCTGCAAAAAATGGGCGAGCTTGGCTTGATGGGAATTCCGATTCCAGAACAATACGGTGGTGCGGGAATGGACTTCATGTCCTATATCATCGCCATCAACGAGATATCCAAAGTAAGTCCAACCCTCGGTGTCATACTATCCGTTCATACTTCTGTTGGAACGAATCCAATCGTTTATTTTGGGACCGAGGAGCAAAAGCGAAAGTATGTGCCTAAGTTATCAGCAGGACAATATTTAGGTGCCTTTTGTTTGACCGAGCAAAGCTCCGGCTCCGATGCTGCGAGTTTGAAATCGAAGGCCGTAAAGGAAGATGGGTTATATCGAATAAATGGGTCCAAAGTATTCATCACAAATGGCGGTGAAGCGGATGTGTTCATTGTCTTTGCCTCAACCGATCCCCAGGCCGGAAGCAAGGGAATCTCCGCTTTCATCGTGGAAAAGGGGACCCCGGGCTTGATCATCGGTAAAGATGAACGGAAAATGGGGCTTCATGGCTCGAGCACCGTGCAGGTGACCTTCGAGGATTTGAAAGTGCCCGAGGGCAATCTGCTTGGCAAGGAAGGTGAAGGCTTCAAGATCGCGATGGCCAACCTGGATGCCGGGAGGATCGGGATTGCGTCCCAAGCGCTGGGAATCGCTGAGGGTGCCATGGAGCATGCCGTCCAATATGCAAAAGACAGGGTGCAGTTCAACAAACCGATAGCATTGCAGCAGGGGATTGGCTTCAAGCTGGCGGACATGGCCACAGGCATAGAAGCTTCAAGACTGCTTGTCTACCGGGCAGCGTTTTTACGCTCAGAGGGCTTGAAGTGCGGTAAGGAGGCAGCGATGGCTAAGCTATTCGCTTCGAGGACCGCTGTCGATGTGGCGATAGAAGCCGTCCAAGTATTCGGGGGTTATGGCTATACGACGGAATATCCGGTCGAACGCTACTTCAGGGATGCAAAGGTAACGGAAATTTATGAAGGCACCAGTGAAATACAAAGGATGGTCATCAATAAAAATCTTTAA
- a CDS encoding 3-hydroxybutyryl-CoA dehydrogenase has translation MNIQKVMVIGAGQMGAGIAQVCAMGGYEVLLHDLRAEFVEKGLGTIAKNLSRQVEKGKMKLEDKDAALSRLTSSTDLQNAAKVDLVIEAAVENMEIKTKIFAELDQIAPQHAILATNTSSLPITEIAASTKRPANVIGMHFMNPVPVMKLVEVIRGLATADEVYQKVEKMALSLNKVPVEVNDFPGFVANRILMPMINEAIYTLYEGVATKEAIDDVMKLGMNHPMGPLTLADFIGLDTCLYIMETLHQGLGDDKYRPCPLLRKYVKAGWLGKKTGRGFYEYD, from the coding sequence ATGAACATTCAAAAAGTGATGGTCATCGGTGCGGGACAGATGGGGGCTGGCATCGCCCAGGTATGCGCAATGGGGGGCTATGAGGTTCTCTTGCATGATCTACGAGCTGAATTTGTGGAAAAAGGCTTAGGGACAATTGCCAAAAACCTTTCGCGACAGGTTGAGAAGGGGAAAATGAAGTTGGAGGATAAAGATGCAGCCCTTTCCCGGCTGACGTCATCCACGGATTTGCAAAATGCAGCCAAGGTGGATTTGGTGATTGAAGCTGCGGTGGAAAATATGGAAATAAAAACGAAGATTTTCGCTGAGCTGGATCAAATCGCTCCACAACATGCCATTCTTGCAACCAATACTTCTTCACTTCCGATTACCGAAATAGCAGCTAGCACGAAAAGGCCTGCCAATGTAATCGGCATGCATTTCATGAACCCGGTTCCAGTGATGAAGCTTGTGGAGGTCATCCGCGGTCTGGCTACAGCCGATGAGGTTTATCAAAAGGTGGAAAAGATGGCTCTATCCTTGAACAAGGTCCCGGTGGAAGTGAATGATTTTCCCGGTTTTGTAGCAAATCGGATTTTGATGCCGATGATCAACGAGGCCATCTATACGCTATATGAGGGAGTTGCCACTAAAGAGGCGATTGATGATGTGATGAAGCTGGGGATGAATCATCCGATGGGGCCGCTTACACTAGCTGACTTCATTGGACTCGACACATGCCTATACATTATGGAAACCCTTCACCAGGGGCTTGGCGACGATAAATACAGACCGTGTCCGCTGTTAAGGAAATATGTAAAAGCTGGGTGGCTGGGCAAGAAAACAGGTCGTGGCTTTTACGAATATGACTAA
- a CDS encoding acetyl-CoA C-acetyltransferase, with product MAKTVIISGVRTPFGKFGGGLSGFTASQLGGMAIKEALERAGIEGGQVDEVIMGNVLQAGQGQIPSRQAARHAGIPWEVKTETINKVCASGLRSVTMADQIIRLGDEEIIVAGGMESMSNAPYILPKARWGLRMGDAQMKDTMISDGLSCSFTGVHMGTYGNSTAEDLEITREEQDSWAYDSHQKALKAIDEGILAEEIIAVQVPVRKGDPITIEHDEGPRKDTSAGKLAKLGPAFNNEGTITAGNAPGVNDGAGALVLMSEERAEKEGKSPFAYILAHAEVAVEAKDFPKTPGLVINEILKKAGKSVEDIDLFEVNEAFAAVALASGKIAGIEAEKVNVNGGAVALGHPIGASGARIIITLMHELKRRGGGLGIAAICSGGGQGDAILIEVPKQR from the coding sequence ATGGCAAAAACAGTGATAATCAGTGGTGTGAGAACACCCTTTGGTAAATTTGGCGGAGGCCTTAGCGGTTTTACGGCTTCACAGCTTGGTGGAATGGCGATCAAGGAAGCTCTGGAACGGGCTGGAATTGAGGGCGGCCAGGTCGATGAGGTCATCATGGGGAATGTGCTTCAGGCAGGTCAAGGGCAAATCCCTTCACGTCAGGCAGCACGACATGCCGGAATCCCCTGGGAAGTGAAAACGGAAACGATTAATAAAGTATGTGCATCAGGGCTTCGCAGTGTCACAATGGCCGATCAGATCATTCGGTTGGGTGATGAGGAAATCATTGTGGCCGGGGGAATGGAGTCAATGAGCAATGCACCTTACATTCTTCCAAAGGCACGCTGGGGCTTAAGGATGGGTGATGCCCAGATGAAGGATACGATGATATCCGATGGACTTAGCTGCAGTTTCACAGGGGTACATATGGGCACTTACGGAAACAGTACTGCAGAGGATCTTGAAATAACCCGTGAGGAACAAGATAGCTGGGCTTACGATAGCCATCAAAAAGCGCTTAAAGCAATCGATGAAGGCATACTTGCAGAAGAAATCATTGCCGTACAGGTTCCGGTCAGAAAAGGGGACCCGATTACGATCGAACATGATGAAGGACCAAGAAAAGATACATCTGCCGGGAAATTGGCCAAATTAGGTCCCGCTTTTAATAACGAGGGTACGATAACGGCAGGAAATGCACCAGGAGTCAATGATGGGGCGGGCGCTCTCGTATTGATGAGCGAGGAACGTGCCGAAAAAGAAGGGAAATCGCCATTTGCCTATATTTTGGCTCATGCCGAGGTTGCCGTGGAAGCGAAGGACTTCCCGAAAACACCAGGCTTGGTCATAAATGAAATCTTGAAGAAGGCAGGCAAGTCTGTGGAAGACATCGATTTATTCGAAGTGAATGAAGCATTTGCAGCTGTAGCACTGGCCAGTGGAAAGATTGCCGGCATCGAGGCGGAAAAGGTGAATGTCAACGGAGGTGCAGTTGCCTTGGGTCACCCGATCGGTGCAAGCGGAGCCCGGATCATCATCACGCTCATGCATGAGTTGAAACGCCGTGGCGGTGGATTAGGCATTGCGGCAATATGTAGTGGAGGCGGCCAGGGAGATGCAATCTTAATCGAGGTGCCTAAGCAAAGATGA
- a CDS encoding heterodisulfide reductase-related iron-sulfur binding cluster, with translation MNGLLWINLIAFLLVTAYAAGLFIYLIRTRLAYIKLGKKVEFDNRVKDRLVKIGVYVFGQKKLFKDKKSGIIHAMLFYGFILVQFGALDFFIKGLRPGWHLPLGPLYPAFTFFQEIVTLTVLVAILWAGYRRYVEKLVRLKRDFKAGLVVIFITGIMITVLLGNGMGMIWHEHAATWSEPVASSIAFLFGWMGTAAATVVFYVAWWMHLMIILSFLVYIPQSKHAHLIAGPINVFLNRLDNPGKLKPVDLEEEILDKEGNQYYGAKYIEDLTQYQMVDLYACVECGRCTNMCPATGTGKMLSPMDIIIKMRDHLTNTGAAVTTKQPWVPSFVFGNTNGNKIALASSGEGAQESAAATESYSPSLIGEIITEEELWACTTCRNCEDQCPVMNEHVDKIIDMRRYLVLTEGRLDPDAQRAMTNIERQGNPWGLNRKEREDWRTLREDVSVPTVKELQKADEEFEYLFWVGSMGSYDNRSQKIALSFAKLMNEAGVKFAILGNKEKNSGDTPRRLGNEFVFQELAMKNIEEFQKNEIKKIVTIDPHAYNIFKNEYPDFGLEAEVYHHTELLAKLVSEGRLVPQYPVNETITFHDSCYLGRYNEVYSPPREILQSIAGVKLIEMERNREKGMCCGAGGGLMWMEEETGNRINVARTEQALAVSPTVISSGCPYCLTMLSDGTKAKEVEENVKTYDVAELLEKAIIGENNPIAS, from the coding sequence ATGAATGGCTTACTGTGGATCAACTTGATTGCATTTCTACTTGTAACCGCTTACGCCGCCGGTTTATTTATCTATTTGATAAGAACTCGTTTAGCATATATAAAACTTGGCAAAAAAGTGGAATTCGATAACCGTGTGAAAGATCGTTTAGTTAAAATAGGGGTTTATGTATTCGGACAGAAAAAGCTCTTCAAAGATAAAAAGAGCGGGATCATCCATGCGATGTTATTTTATGGCTTCATTTTGGTGCAATTTGGTGCACTCGACTTTTTCATTAAAGGTTTAAGACCAGGATGGCATTTGCCGTTAGGACCTCTTTATCCTGCCTTTACCTTCTTCCAGGAAATCGTGACGCTCACGGTTCTTGTGGCAATCCTTTGGGCTGGGTATCGCCGTTATGTTGAAAAGCTTGTCCGTTTGAAAAGGGATTTCAAAGCGGGGTTGGTCGTCATCTTCATTACGGGCATCATGATTACCGTATTGCTGGGGAATGGAATGGGAATGATTTGGCATGAGCATGCTGCTACCTGGTCAGAGCCAGTCGCATCAAGCATAGCCTTCCTATTCGGCTGGATGGGAACAGCCGCTGCCACTGTCGTTTTTTATGTAGCTTGGTGGATGCATCTTATGATCATCTTATCGTTCCTCGTTTACATCCCGCAATCGAAGCATGCTCACTTGATTGCCGGTCCGATCAATGTATTCTTGAACCGTCTTGACAATCCAGGGAAATTGAAGCCGGTTGATCTGGAGGAAGAGATCCTGGACAAAGAAGGCAACCAATACTATGGTGCAAAATATATCGAGGACTTGACGCAATACCAGATGGTCGACCTCTATGCTTGCGTGGAATGCGGACGTTGTACGAATATGTGTCCGGCAACCGGTACAGGTAAAATGCTGTCACCGATGGATATCATCATCAAGATGCGTGACCATTTAACAAATACGGGGGCAGCCGTTACAACGAAGCAGCCATGGGTGCCGTCCTTTGTGTTCGGCAATACAAATGGAAATAAGATCGCTCTTGCCAGCAGCGGCGAGGGAGCCCAGGAATCGGCTGCAGCAACTGAAAGCTATAGTCCGAGCCTGATTGGCGAAATCATTACGGAAGAAGAACTATGGGCATGCACGACTTGCCGTAATTGTGAGGATCAATGCCCGGTAATGAATGAGCATGTCGACAAAATCATCGATATGCGCAGATATCTAGTATTGACCGAGGGCAGGCTTGATCCTGATGCTCAACGTGCAATGACCAATATTGAGCGTCAAGGAAACCCTTGGGGGCTCAACCGCAAAGAGAGAGAAGATTGGAGAACCTTGAGGGAGGATGTCAGCGTTCCTACCGTGAAGGAACTGCAAAAGGCAGACGAAGAATTTGAATATTTATTCTGGGTAGGTTCAATGGGATCTTACGATAACAGAAGCCAGAAGATCGCCCTTTCCTTTGCCAAATTAATGAATGAAGCAGGCGTCAAATTCGCAATTTTAGGAAATAAAGAGAAAAACTCAGGCGATACTCCTCGTCGATTGGGTAATGAGTTTGTTTTTCAGGAGCTTGCCATGAAAAACATCGAAGAGTTCCAGAAGAACGAAATCAAGAAAATCGTGACGATCGATCCGCATGCATATAATATTTTTAAAAATGAGTATCCGGATTTTGGTTTGGAGGCGGAAGTATACCATCATACGGAACTGCTTGCCAAGCTTGTCAGTGAAGGAAGGCTGGTACCGCAATATCCAGTGAATGAAACGATTACATTCCATGATTCCTGCTACTTGGGAAGGTACAATGAGGTTTATAGCCCACCTCGTGAAATCTTGCAATCGATTGCTGGCGTGAAACTGATTGAGATGGAGCGGAACCGTGAAAAAGGCATGTGCTGTGGTGCCGGAGGCGGTTTGATGTGGATGGAAGAGGAAACAGGAAACCGCATCAATGTGGCTCGTACGGAACAAGCACTTGCCGTCAGTCCAACCGTGATCAGCTCGGGATGTCCTTATTGCCTGACCATGCTATCAGATGGCACGAAAGCAAAAGAAGTCGAGGAAAACGTTAAAACGTATGATGTAGCCGAGCTTCTCGAAAAAGCGATCATCGGTGAAAACAATCCAATCGCATCTTAA
- the cls gene encoding cardiolipin synthase, giving the protein MKIITALASIFLLIFTWCLIDLKLGHKRHMKQAANIKYPHRNSDMTVFTSGKILFDDFTQEIERAQDSVHILFYIVKNDQFSKDFLKLLQTKAETGVEVRLLADWVGSKKISRTTIQQLKKSGVHFSFSYKPKLPFLFYTIQKRNHRKITVIDGKIGYLGGFNIGREYINEGDKLNPWRDYHLKMTGEGVKDLQEVFLSDWFHDTNEDLRSMPNYFPNLKAGSLSHQVVVTNGSELEQTLIGLIQQAKEKIIIGTPYFIPSKSLFQELREALSRNVAVTVIVPENSDHALVKEASFPYFRVLIKEGAAIMQFQRGFYHSKVILIDDTICDIGTANFDKRSCFLNGEINCLIYDRAFIEDVEKELAVDVAESKLLNGDKLSSMNVVRTAKESLASILSPFL; this is encoded by the coding sequence TTGAAGATAATCACGGCGCTTGCCTCCATTTTTTTATTGATCTTCACTTGGTGCTTGATTGATCTAAAGCTGGGGCATAAGCGTCATATGAAGCAGGCAGCGAATATTAAATATCCGCATCGAAACAGCGACATGACCGTGTTCACGTCAGGTAAAATCCTGTTTGATGATTTCACGCAAGAAATCGAACGCGCCCAGGATTCCGTCCATATCCTTTTTTATATTGTGAAGAACGATCAATTCAGCAAGGACTTTTTGAAGCTGCTGCAAACGAAAGCGGAAACGGGCGTGGAGGTACGGCTTTTGGCCGACTGGGTTGGAAGCAAGAAAATATCCCGGACAACCATTCAGCAGCTCAAAAAAAGCGGCGTTCATTTCTCTTTCAGCTATAAACCGAAACTCCCCTTCCTTTTCTATACGATCCAAAAAAGGAATCATCGAAAAATCACGGTGATTGATGGGAAAATCGGTTATCTTGGAGGCTTCAATATCGGCAGGGAGTATATAAATGAAGGGGACAAGCTTAATCCTTGGCGGGATTACCACTTGAAAATGACGGGTGAAGGGGTCAAGGACCTGCAGGAAGTCTTCCTCTCGGACTGGTTCCATGATACAAACGAGGATCTTCGGAGCATGCCGAATTATTTTCCTAACTTGAAAGCCGGTTCGCTTTCCCATCAAGTTGTTGTCACGAATGGAAGTGAACTTGAACAGACCTTGATCGGCCTGATTCAGCAGGCTAAAGAAAAAATCATCATCGGGACTCCTTACTTCATTCCTAGCAAGTCCTTGTTTCAGGAATTACGGGAGGCACTCTCACGGAATGTCGCCGTAACGGTGATCGTTCCCGAAAATTCCGATCATGCCCTTGTCAAGGAGGCTTCGTTTCCTTATTTCCGGGTATTGATAAAAGAAGGTGCTGCAATCATGCAGTTCCAGAGAGGGTTCTACCATTCTAAAGTGATACTGATTGATGATACAATTTGTGATATCGGGACGGCAAACTTTGATAAACGCAGTTGTTTTTTAAATGGGGAAATCAATTGTTTGATTTATGACCGGGCATTTATAGAAGATGTTGAAAAGGAATTGGCGGTGGACGTTGCTGAATCCAAGCTACTGAACGGGGACAAGCTTTCTTCCATGAATGTTGTTCGTACAGCGAAAGAATCGCTGGCTTCCATCCTTTCTCCTTTTCTTTAA
- the uvsE gene encoding UV DNA damage repair endonuclease UvsE, whose amino-acid sequence MKIRFGFVSNATCLWEASPAKTLTFKRYGELGPETGMERLLSVTRQNIENTLRVLQYNTAHQIEIYRMSSSIVPLATHPDVEWDFVTPFKKEWKQLGEWVTAHNMRVSFHPNQFTLFTSPKPGITHNAVKDMEFHYNMFDAMGIADSSFINIHVGGAYGDKESALVRVHDNLKRLPEHVKARMTFENDDKTYTTSETLRVCKREGIPLVFDYHHHLANLSDEPLNELLTEVIATWSHAGAVPKIHISSPKSPGAFRSHADYIDLDFIMPLFKALRDIGQDVDFMIEAKMKDRAMLQLIEDISKVRGVKRVSGGSIEC is encoded by the coding sequence ATGAAAATAAGATTTGGCTTTGTATCCAACGCAACCTGTTTATGGGAGGCTTCTCCGGCGAAGACGCTCACTTTCAAGCGATATGGCGAACTCGGCCCGGAAACGGGGATGGAACGGCTTCTGAGTGTGACGAGGCAGAACATTGAAAACACCTTAAGGGTCCTTCAATATAACACGGCTCACCAAATAGAAATCTATCGGATGTCCAGCTCCATCGTTCCTTTAGCCACGCATCCAGACGTGGAATGGGATTTCGTCACACCCTTCAAAAAGGAGTGGAAGCAGCTTGGCGAATGGGTTACCGCACATAACATGCGGGTGAGCTTTCATCCCAACCAGTTTACGCTGTTCACCAGTCCCAAACCTGGGATTACGCATAATGCCGTGAAAGATATGGAGTTCCACTATAATATGTTTGATGCAATGGGAATTGCGGACTCCTCTTTCATCAATATCCATGTCGGCGGGGCCTATGGTGATAAAGAGTCAGCTTTAGTAAGGGTCCATGACAACCTAAAGCGACTCCCGGAGCACGTCAAGGCAAGAATGACTTTTGAGAATGACGATAAAACCTATACAACATCAGAAACCCTCCGTGTATGTAAACGGGAAGGCATTCCACTTGTCTTCGATTACCACCACCATCTTGCCAACCTCTCAGATGAGCCTCTTAACGAGCTGCTCACCGAGGTGATCGCTACATGGAGCCATGCAGGAGCGGTTCCAAAAATCCATATATCTTCCCCGAAATCACCAGGTGCATTTCGCTCGCATGCCGATTATATCGATTTGGATTTCATCATGCCCCTATTCAAAGCACTTAGGGACATTGGACAGGACGTCGACTTCATGATTGAAGCCAAGATGAAGGATCGAGCCATGCTGCAGCTGATTGAAGATATATCCAAGGTCCGTGGAGTAAAAAGGGTGAGCGGTGGTTCCATAGAATGCTGA